One stretch of Caloenas nicobarica isolate bCalNic1 chromosome 2, bCalNic1.hap1, whole genome shotgun sequence DNA includes these proteins:
- the FBXO32 gene encoding F-box only protein 32, whose amino-acid sequence MPFLGQDWRSPGQNWVKTADGWTRFLDEKSGGYVADISSFCKKDDHNKENLFNSLNYDVAAKKRKKDLLNNKTKIQYFHQEKWIYVHKGSTKERHGYCTLGEAFNRLDFSSAILDSRRFNYVVRLLELIAKSQLTSLSGIAQKNYMNILEKVVQKVLEDQQNIRLIRELLQTLYTSLCTLVQRVGKSVLVGNINMWVHRMESILHWQQQLNNIQITRPAFKGTTLTDLPLCLQLNIMQRLSDGRDLVSLGQVAPDLQVLSEDRLLWKKLCQYHFTDRQIRKRLILSDKGQLDWKKMYFKLIRCYPRKEQYGDTLQLCRHCHILSWKGTDHPCTANNPETCSTSLSPQDFINLFRF is encoded by the exons ATGCCGTTCCTGGGGCAGGACTGGCGCTCCCCCGGGCAGAACTGGGTGAAGACGGCCGACGGCTGGACGCGCTTCCTGGACGAGAAGAGCGGCGGTTATGTCGCCGACATCAGCAG TTTCTGTAAAAAGGATGATCACAACAAAGAGAATCTCTTCAACAGTCTGAACTATGATGTTGCTgccaagaagaggaaaaaagacctGCTGAATAACAAAACCAAGATTCAAT ATTTCCACCAGGAAAAGTGGATCTATGTTCACAAGGGGAGCACGAAAGAG CGCCATGGTTACTGCACCTTGGGAGAAGCCTTCAACCGACTTGACTTCTCCAGCGCTATCCTGGACTCCAGGCGATTCAACTATGTTGTGAGG CTGTTGGAGCTGATAGCAAAGTCTCAGCTGACGTCACTGAGTGGCATTGCCCAGAAAAACTACAtgaacattttggaaaaagtgGTGCAGAAAG TCCTTGAAGATCAGCAGAACATCAGGCTAATACGGGAACTGCTGCAGACCCTCTACACTTCCCTCTGCACTTTGGTTCAACGAGTTGGCAAGTCTGTCCTGGTTGGAAACATCAACATGTGGGTGCACAGGATGGAGAGTATTCTCCACTGGCAGCAGCAACTGAACAACATTCAGATCACCAGG CCTGCCTTTAAAGGAACCACTTTGACCGACCTGCCCTTGTGTTTACAATTGAACATCATGCAGCGACTGAGTGATGGGAGAGACCTGGTGAGCCTCGGTCAGGTGGCTCCTGACCTGCAAGTGCTCAGCGAAGACCGGCTGCTGTGGAAGAAACTCTGCCAGTACCACTTCACGGACAGACAG aTTCGCAAACGGCTAATCTTATCTGACAAGGGACAGCTGGATTGGAAAAAGATGTACTTCAAGCTCATAAGGTGTTACCCACGGAAGGAGCAGTATGGTGACACGCTGCAGCTGTGCAGGCACTGCCACATCCTCTCCTGGAAG ggTACCGATCACCCTTGCACAGCCAACAACCCGGAGACCTGCTCCACCTCCCTTTCGCCGCAAGACTTTATCAACTTGTTCAGGTTCTGA